A stretch of the Erpetoichthys calabaricus chromosome 3, fErpCal1.3, whole genome shotgun sequence genome encodes the following:
- the calhm6 gene encoding calcium homeostasis modulator protein 6 codes for MDKFKTVFSIVQKQQATLSFGVITLLTAGGEQIFSATVFKCPCSSLNFTYGMVFLLVPALILLLAGYFLCAKTWRLFTGCCRSHSNLLARQGTFSRIKVFFHITVNASVAPFSWIAVALLNGTYFECAMTGLNSTIYKNTVCTGKSKECQEMLFKFPCRRTGVSEEEAVLLIIRAQSQVLGWLVIASIVTIALLVTCYTRCHSPVSFLQLKFWKSYMNKESEMFETFAKEQAQKLAERNLKSFFELTKAPEMEMPDRNDWEKISALYKFSTKEQYYSILHKYVETCFLKKEKSIISEHIECDTPGALNFVDCTGLANEVF; via the exons ATGGATAAATTTAAGACGGTTTTTAGTATAGTTCAGAAGCAACAGGCAACGTTGAGCTTCGGTGTCATAACGCTGCTGACAGCTGGAGGGGAGCAGATTTTTTCTGCAACGGTGTTCAAGTGTCCCTGCAGCTCCTTGAACTTCACCTACGGTATGGTGTTTCTACTGGTCCCCGCGCTCATATTGCTGCTGGCTGGCTACTTCCTCTGCGCCAAAACCTGGCGACTGTTCACCGGCTGCTGCAGGAGCCACTCGAACTTGTTGGCCCGACAGGGCACATTTAGTCGCATCAAGGTGTTCTTTCACATCACGGTTAACGCCTCGGTGGCTCCATTCAGCTGGATCGCAGTCGCCCTTCTGAACGGGACCTACTTTGAATGCGCGATGACCGGCTTGAACAGCACGATTTATAAAAACACTGTCTGTACTGGCAAGTCGAAGGAATGCCAAGAGATGCTCTTCAAGTTTCCTTGTAGAAGGACTGGTGTGAGCGAGGAGGAGGCGGTTCTGTTGATCATACGGGCTCAATCACAG GTGCTGGGATGGCTGGTGATCGCAAGCATTGTGACCATCGCTCTGTTAGTAACATGTTACACCCGCTGCCACTCTCCAGTTAGCTTTCTTCAGCTCAAGTTCTGGAAGTCATACATGAACAAAGAAAGTGAGATGTTTGAAACCTTTGCAAAGGAGCAGGCACAGAAACTAGCGGAACGGAATCTCAAAAGCTTTTTTGAATTAACCAAAGCTCCTGAAATGGAGATGCCTGACAGAAATGACTGGGAAAAAATCTCTGCTCTCTATAAATTTAGCACTAAAGAACAATACTATAGTATACTGCACAAGTATGTGGAGACATGCTTcttgaaaaaggaaaaatctaTAATCTCTGAGCACATTGAATGCGATACTCCTGGAGCCCTGAACTTTGTGGACTGTACGGGTCTTGCTAACGAAGTGTTCTAA